From Pristiophorus japonicus isolate sPriJap1 chromosome 7, sPriJap1.hap1, whole genome shotgun sequence, one genomic window encodes:
- the dpy30 gene encoding protein dpy-30 homolog isoform X2 yields the protein MKHGDTLAEPNLEGQMQISENPHAEYGLSENVQRIVENEKLNAEKTSKQKVDLQSLPTRAYLDQTVVPILLQGLSVLAKERPPNPIEFLAAYLLKNKSQFEERN from the exons ATGA AGCATGGCGATACACTCGCAGAACCaaacctggaaggacagatgcag ATATCAGAAAATCCCCATGCAGAATATGGTCTCTCGGAGAATGTGCAG AGGATAGTTGAGAATGAAAAACTGAATGCGGAGAAAACGTCTAAACAGAAAGTGGATCTGCAGTCCCTTCCAACTCGGGCGTACCTCGATCAAACAGTGGTACCCATTCTTTTGCAAGGTCTTTCAGTTCTGGCAAAAGAAAG ACCTCCCAATCCTATCGAATTCTTGGCCGCTTATCTTCTGAAGAACAAGTCACAGTTTGAAGAGAGAAACTAG
- the dpy30 gene encoding protein dpy-30 homolog isoform X1, whose product MAEEHGDTLAEPNLEGQMQISENPHAEYGLSENVQRIVENEKLNAEKTSKQKVDLQSLPTRAYLDQTVVPILLQGLSVLAKERPPNPIEFLAAYLLKNKSQFEERN is encoded by the exons AGCATGGCGATACACTCGCAGAACCaaacctggaaggacagatgcag ATATCAGAAAATCCCCATGCAGAATATGGTCTCTCGGAGAATGTGCAG AGGATAGTTGAGAATGAAAAACTGAATGCGGAGAAAACGTCTAAACAGAAAGTGGATCTGCAGTCCCTTCCAACTCGGGCGTACCTCGATCAAACAGTGGTACCCATTCTTTTGCAAGGTCTTTCAGTTCTGGCAAAAGAAAG ACCTCCCAATCCTATCGAATTCTTGGCCGCTTATCTTCTGAAGAACAAGTCACAGTTTGAAGAGAGAAACTAG